The following DNA comes from Mesorhizobium sp. B2-1-8.
CGCCCATGCAGAACCGCTCCATGCCTGCCAATACGGTCATACCGGTGCTTGCCTACCCAGACGTGGAAGCGGCGAGTCGTTGGCTCTGCGAAGCCTTCGGATTCGAATTGCGGCTGACGATCGGCAATCATCGCGTCCATCTCGGCTTCGGCGACGGGGCCGTCGTGGTCACGACCCTGAAGAGCGGTGGATCCGCGCCGTCGCCCGGCGACGAGGAATTCTCGGTCATGGTGCGTGTCGAGGATGTCGATGCGCACCACCGCTGCGCGATGCGCCGTGGCGCCATGGCGCTGACCGCGCCGACGAGCTACCCCTATGGCGAACGGCAATATTCCTGCCGCGATCTCGCCGGCCACGCCTGGACCTTCTCGCAAACGATCGCCGATGTCGCGCCCGAGGAATGGGGCGGCAGAGCCGAGCGTCACGTCGAAACGGATTCAGACGACACGTTTTAAGCGTTGTTTTGACGTATGCCGCCACCTGAACGGGCGCAAAGCTGCAGTTGGGAATACTTAAGTGCTCGGGCTGACGCGCGCTATCAGCAAGGCACACGTGCCAGAGGTCGACGCCTCTTACCCGAAGGTCGAATCTACTGACCCACCTTGTCCATAAGCAACTGCAACTCGGGCTGCGGCGCGATCCAGAAAGTTCGAAAAGCTTCCAAGAACCCCAGCCAAGCGCAGACATTCATTGAGACTGAGCACGCACCGAATCGGCCCTGCTCAAAACGCCGCGCCAGGCGCGAGATGTTGGCAGTCGGGATGGGCCGGACCAGCCCCTACTGCACCCGAATTGATGAGGGTGCCCTTATTGCCTCCGCAAGAGCAACCTTATTTGCATACATTCCATATCTTGTTGCGGTGCTTCAAGTTTCGACACCGGCACTTGATCCCGCCAACATCTCAAATGTGTGCCATTTTTGCTACATTTTCTGGCCGTCTGCCCAAAATCTATCATTTAGTCACAGCTTAATAATGAAACGTCCACGTTATTTTGTAAGATAGCGGACAAAGCCAGGCGCCGAGCCCGGCTGGGGCGCTCTTAAAAAGCGCGGGGAAACGCGGGTGGGAAAATGAAAACGACAGGTCTGTCAACCAAGGCCATGGGCGTTGGCCTCTTGATGGCGGCTACCATGCTGAGCTGGGGCACGCATGCGCTGACACTCAAGGAAGCCATGGCGGTTGCGGTTGAATCCAACCCGGAGATCGGCCAGGCCATCGAAAACCGCGAGGCAATCGAGTTCGAGCTGCGGCAGGCAAAGGGGCTGTATCTCCCAAGCGTCGACCTGGAGGCATCTACCGGCGCTCGCCGCCTTGACAACTCCACCCGCCGCGCGCTCTCCATCGAGCACGACGCGCTTTATCCCGCGGAGACCGATCTGACGGTTTCGCAAACGCTCTATGATAGCGGCGCAAGGCGAGCCGAACTCAACCGTCAGGCCTCACGAGTCGATGGCGCCTCGTTCCGCGTGCTGGAGCGATCCGAGTTCATCGGACTTTCGGTTGTCCAGGATTACCTGGAATACATGCTTCAGGGCTCGATCGTGGCCGAGGCAAAGAAGAATCTGGGCTTTCATCAAGCGATTCTCCACGACATCAGGGAAGGCATAGCAGGCGGCGGGTTGAACGAAGCCGACAGGCAACAGGCCGAGGAGCGCTTGTTCGCGGCCAAGGCCCGCATGCAGGAAGCCTCCGAGGAACTCGAGGCCTCGAGGATACGCTTCTTCAAGACCGTCGGGAAACCGCTGACGAATGCTTCGAGGCCAGGCGATGTTTCCTCCGCGCTGCCAAGGTCCCTGGACGACGCGCTGGGCATTGCGCGGGAAAACAATCCGCGCGTCCACATGGCCAATAGCGATATTGCCGCCGCCGCCTCGCAGGTTGACGCCGCTCGGGCGAAATACGGCCCTTCGATCGTCGCCGAAGGCACTGCCCGGGCCGGATATGACATTGACGGCGACAATGGAGACACGTCCGATTTGCAGGCACGGCTGGTGCTGCGTTGGAACCTGTACCGGGGCGGCATCGACAAGGCGAATGAGCAGGAGCAAATCCGCCGCGCCAGCGAGCAGCGGCTTGGGCTGCATCAGGTTCTGCGGGAGATCGAAGAAGCCGTTCGCACGTCGTGGGATCGCCGCTTCCGGCAAGCCGACCTGGCAAAGACCCTGAAGCTGCAAGCCGCAGCCAACGAGAAGCTGGTTGCCTCTTATCGCGAGCAGTTCAAGGTCGGACAGCGCTCACTGCTCGACGTGCTGGATGCGCAGAATACGCGGTTCAACACAGCCACGCTGGCCGACACCGCGTCCTACGCATCCCTCTTTGCCCAATATCGGCTTCTGGCGGCGACCGGGCAGTTGCTGAAAACGATGGACATCCATCCGCCAAAGCAGGCCACGGCCTACGCCAAGGATGAATTTGCTGTTCCGGCGACCGCGGATACCGAAACCTATGCCCGGACCCCGTCGGAACAGACGAACGATATACCCTTCGACATCCTTGCCCCGGTCAGGAAGAAATGAGCCGGTGTAACGAGGGTTGAGGGTCCTGGCGGGCGGGTCGTGAATCAGCAGCCAAACATTCTGTCGCCCAAGGAGGCATTCAAGGCCTGCTTTTCGGCGGTCGCCGCCTATCTCGGCAGGCCGAGCGCGGAGACCGTGCTGTTTGCCGGGGTGCCGATTTCGGACACGCGCATCGAGGTCGCCGAGATCAGGCATCTTGCCGAACGCATCGGTCTCGAGACCCGCGAATTCAACCATCGCGACTTCTTGCGCGGCCGCGTCGATCTTCCGGCAATTCTCTTCCGTGTCAGTCAGTTGCCGATCGCCCTGCTGGCGGAAATCGACGGCGACGGGTATCTCACGGCGCCGCAGGAAGACGGGCGCACGACCGTCGGCAAATCCGAACTGGCCGCAAGTTACATCAGTGGCGGCGTATCCTTCTCGATCACCTATGCCAACGCCACCGAAGGCATGAAGGTCGGGTCGGCGCAGCAGATCGAACGGCGCCATTGGCTGACGGGAACGATGGGCGCTTTCTGGCGCACCTATTCGAAGGTCGTGCTGTCGGCGATCTTCATCAACCTGCTGGCCATCGCCTCGCCAATCTTCACCATGAACGTCTATGACCGCATATTGCCGAACAAGGCGATATCGACGCTCTGGGTGCTGGCGATCGGTATCGGCGCCGTCATTCTCTTCGACCTGCTGCTGAAGACGGCCCGGGCCTCGCTCATCGACTATGCCGGGCGCAAGGCGGACCTGCGGATATCGTATCTGCTGTTCGAGAAGGTGCTGAATTCATCCTTGTCCGCGCGCCCGGGCTCGACAGGCGAATATGCCAACCGTGTCACTCAATATGAGTTCGTCAGGGAGTTCTTCACCTCCAACACCATCAGCGTCTTCATCGACACGGCCTTCGTCTTCATCTTCCTGCTGGTCATCTACGCGATCGGCGGCTGGTTGGTCGTCATACCGGCCTTGGCATTCGTGGCGTCGGTAATCGTCGGCCTCGTCACGCAACGTCGCATCGGCAAGCGGGTCGCCGCCTCGATGAACGAAGCATCCCAGCGCCAGGCCTTGCTGGTCGAGTCCATCTCCACGCTGGAAACAATCAAGTCCCTGCGCGCCGAAGCCTATTTGCTGAGGAAGTGGGGCGAGCATTCGAAGAATGCGGCCAACACCTCCGAGAAGATCAAGCAGCTCTCGGCGGCGGCCGGCAACATCACCCAGGCCATCCAGCAGCTTGTGACGGTCGCCCTGGTCGTGGCCGGAGCCTATGCCTTTTCGGAAGGGCACGTTTCGACAGGAGCCATCATCGGAACGGTGATGCTGGCGAGCCGGGCCGTGGCTCCACTCGGTCAGATCGCGATCACCTTGTCGAGATTTCGCCAGGCCATGCTCTCCTTGAGAATGGTGAATTCCATCATGTCCCAGCCGGAGGACCGGCCGGACACGGTGGGCTTTGTCAATCGCCCGATCCGCAATGGAGCGATGACGTTCAAGAATGTCGGCTTCGTCTATCCCGGATCGGAAAACGAGGTTCTGTCCGGCCTGAACTTCTCGGTGAAGCCGGGGGAGCGTATTGGCATCATCGGCCGCATCGGGTCAGGCAAGACGACGATGGGACGCCTGATC
Coding sequences within:
- a CDS encoding VOC family protein, which codes for MQNRSMPANTVIPVLAYPDVEAASRWLCEAFGFELRLTIGNHRVHLGFGDGAVVVTTLKSGGSAPSPGDEEFSVMVRVEDVDAHHRCAMRRGAMALTAPTSYPYGERQYSCRDLAGHAWTFSQTIADVAPEEWGGRAERHVETDSDDTF
- a CDS encoding TolC family protein, which gives rise to MKTTGLSTKAMGVGLLMAATMLSWGTHALTLKEAMAVAVESNPEIGQAIENREAIEFELRQAKGLYLPSVDLEASTGARRLDNSTRRALSIEHDALYPAETDLTVSQTLYDSGARRAELNRQASRVDGASFRVLERSEFIGLSVVQDYLEYMLQGSIVAEAKKNLGFHQAILHDIREGIAGGGLNEADRQQAEERLFAAKARMQEASEELEASRIRFFKTVGKPLTNASRPGDVSSALPRSLDDALGIARENNPRVHMANSDIAAAASQVDAARAKYGPSIVAEGTARAGYDIDGDNGDTSDLQARLVLRWNLYRGGIDKANEQEQIRRASEQRLGLHQVLREIEEAVRTSWDRRFRQADLAKTLKLQAAANEKLVASYREQFKVGQRSLLDVLDAQNTRFNTATLADTASYASLFAQYRLLAATGQLLKTMDIHPPKQATAYAKDEFAVPATADTETYARTPSEQTNDIPFDILAPVRKK
- a CDS encoding type I secretion system permease/ATPase, producing MNQQPNILSPKEAFKACFSAVAAYLGRPSAETVLFAGVPISDTRIEVAEIRHLAERIGLETREFNHRDFLRGRVDLPAILFRVSQLPIALLAEIDGDGYLTAPQEDGRTTVGKSELAASYISGGVSFSITYANATEGMKVGSAQQIERRHWLTGTMGAFWRTYSKVVLSAIFINLLAIASPIFTMNVYDRILPNKAISTLWVLAIGIGAVILFDLLLKTARASLIDYAGRKADLRISYLLFEKVLNSSLSARPGSTGEYANRVTQYEFVREFFTSNTISVFIDTAFVFIFLLVIYAIGGWLVVIPALAFVASVIVGLVTQRRIGKRVAASMNEASQRQALLVESISTLETIKSLRAEAYLLRKWGEHSKNAANTSEKIKQLSAAAGNITQAIQQLVTVALVVAGAYAFSEGHVSTGAIIGTVMLASRAVAPLGQIAITLSRFRQAMLSLRMVNSIMSQPEDRPDTVGFVNRPIRNGAMTFKNVGFVYPGSENEVLSGLNFSVKPGERIGIIGRIGSGKTTMGRLIGRLFLPSSGELLLDGIDIRQYHPSEVRAAVGIVAQAGDLFSGTVKENLLMASPEATDEQIIEAAKAAGVDEFVSRHPRGYDMNVGERGTNLSGGQRQTVAIARLLLTKPKIVFLDEPSGSMDLASERQLIKQLKTAFDRDTTLIVSTHRFSMLELADRLIVVEQGKIVADGPKEQVIQALQRTNS